The Triticum aestivum cultivar Chinese Spring chromosome 3A, IWGSC CS RefSeq v2.1, whole genome shotgun sequence genome includes a region encoding these proteins:
- the LOC123061813 gene encoding AP2/ERF and B3 domain-containing protein Os01g0693400 — protein sequence MDSTSCLADDTSSGGAASTDKLKALAAAAAAAAAGPLERMGSGASAVLDAAEPGSEADSGGRAAPAGKLPSSRFKGVVPQPNGRWGAQIYERHQRVWLGTFAGEADAARAYDVAAQRFRGRDAVTNFRPLADADPDAAAELRFLAARSKAEVVDMLRKHTYFDELAQSKRAFAASAALSAPTTSHGHASPPTPAAAREHLFDKTVTPSDVGKLNRLVIPKQHAEKHFPLQLPAAGGESKGLLLNFEDAAGKVWRFRYSYWNSSQSYVLTKGWSRFVKEKGLGAGDVVGFYRAAAGSTGEASKLFIDCKQRPSTNSPAPADPVDQSPAPVHKAVRIFGVDLLTAPASPGCKRARDMVKPPAPTAALKKQCIELALA from the coding sequence ATGGACAGCACCAGCTGCCTCGCCGACGACACCAGCAGCGGCGGCGCCGCCTCCACGGACAAGCTCAAGGCGctggccgccgccgcggcggcggccgcggcggggcCGCTCGAGCGCATGGGCAGCGGCGCCAGCGCGGTGCTCGACGCGGCCGAGCCGGGCTCCGAGGCCGACTCCGGCGGCCGCGCGGCGCCGGCGGGGAAGCTGCCGTCGTCCAGGTTCAAGGGCGTGGTGCCGCAGCCCAACGGGCGCTGGGGCGCGCAGATCTACGAGCGGCACCAGCGCGTGTGGCTCGGCACCTTCGCGGGGGAGGCCGACGCCGCGCGCGCCTACGACGTGGCCGCGCAGCGCTTCCGCGGCCGCGACGCGGTCACCAACTTCCGCCCGCTCGCCGACGCcgaccccgacgccgccgccgagctccgctTCCTCGCCGCGCGCTCCAAGGCCGAGGTCGTCGACATGCTGCGCAAGCACACTTACTTCGACGAGCTCGCCCAGAGCaagcgcgccttcgccgcctcggcCGCGCTCTCCGCGCCCACCACCTCGCACGGCCACGCCTCGCCTCCCACCCCGGCCGCCGCGCGCGAGCACCTGTTCGACAAGACGGTCACGCCCAGCGACGTGGGCAAGCTGAACCGgctggtgataccgaagcagcacGCGGAGAAGCACTTCCCGCTGCAGCTCCCggccgcgggcggcgagagcaAGGGCCTGCTCCTCAACTTCGAGGACGCCGCCGGCAAGGTGTGGCGGTTCCGCTACTCGTACTGGAACAGCAGCCAGAGCTACGTGCTCACCAAGGGCTGGAGCCGCTTCGTCAAGGAGAAGGGCCTCGGCGCCGGAGACGTCGTCGGGTTCTaccgcgccgccgccggcagcaCCGGCGAAGCCAGCAAGCTCTTCATTGACTGCAAGCAGCGGCCGAGCACCAACAGCCCCGCCCCCGCAGACCCCGTGGACCAGTCGCCGGCGCCCGTGCACAAGGCCGTGAGAATCTTCGGCGTCGACCTTCTGACGGCGCCGGCGTCGCCGGGGTGCAAGAGGGCCAGAGACATGGTGAAGCCGCCGGCTCCGACAGCGGCGTTGAAGAAGCAATGCATAGAGCTGGCGCTAGCGTAG